One genomic region from Granulicatella adiacens ATCC 49175 encodes:
- the murC gene encoding UDP-N-acetylmuramate--L-alanine ligase has protein sequence MDKSKIYHFTGIKGSGMSALALVLHGEGYKVQGSDLEEYFFTQRGLEEAGIPLLPFSASNIKEGQIVIAGNAFPDSHEELVAAREKGIEVIRYHKFLGELLKNYKSVAITGSHGKTSTTGLLAHVLSGMEPTSYLIGDGTGKGVESSEHFVLEACEYKRHFMAYRPDYAIMTNIDFDHPDYYTDIDDVQSAFEAFGKQVKKGIIACGDDERLRTLEAIVPVTYYGVGEHNDVIAKNIRKEKAGSYFDAYIHGELYGHFYIPTYGDHNILNALAIIAFYYLNQLDPNELAQQFRTFSGVKRRFSEKVINGVTVIDDYAHHPSEIRATLDAARQKYPDKEVVAVFQPHTFTRTIALLEEFASVLSLADHVYLCEIFASVREEAGDVSIEDLAKLVKGGAKVLPLENVSPLLSYKDAVIVFMGAGDVQKYEFAYEKLLSNTSPTQN, from the coding sequence ATGGATAAAAGCAAGATTTATCATTTTACAGGAATTAAAGGCTCCGGAATGAGCGCACTAGCGTTAGTTCTGCATGGTGAAGGATATAAAGTGCAAGGCTCTGATTTAGAAGAGTATTTCTTCACGCAAAGAGGACTTGAAGAAGCGGGGATTCCTTTACTACCTTTTAGTGCCTCTAATATTAAAGAAGGACAAATTGTGATTGCAGGTAATGCATTTCCAGATAGCCACGAAGAATTAGTTGCCGCTCGCGAAAAAGGAATAGAAGTCATTCGATACCATAAATTTTTAGGTGAATTGTTGAAAAATTATAAGAGTGTTGCGATTACAGGTTCTCACGGAAAAACGAGCACAACAGGTTTGTTAGCCCACGTATTAAGTGGAATGGAACCAACAAGTTATCTTATTGGAGATGGAACTGGTAAAGGAGTTGAAAGTTCAGAACACTTCGTATTAGAAGCTTGTGAATATAAACGTCATTTTATGGCTTATCGACCAGATTACGCTATTATGACGAATATCGATTTTGACCACCCAGATTATTATACGGATATCGATGATGTACAAAGTGCCTTTGAAGCCTTTGGTAAACAAGTGAAAAAAGGAATTATTGCTTGTGGTGATGATGAAAGACTTCGTACACTAGAGGCTATTGTTCCTGTAACCTATTATGGTGTTGGTGAACATAATGATGTAATTGCTAAAAACATCCGCAAAGAGAAAGCAGGAAGTTATTTTGATGCTTATATTCACGGTGAATTATATGGTCATTTTTATATTCCTACATACGGAGACCATAACATCTTAAATGCACTTGCAATTATCGCTTTCTACTATTTAAATCAATTAGATCCAAATGAACTAGCTCAGCAGTTTCGAACATTTAGTGGCGTAAAACGTCGCTTTTCTGAAAAAGTTATTAATGGCGTAACTGTTATTGATGACTATGCACACCACCCATCTGAGATTCGTGCTACATTAGATGCGGCTCGACAAAAGTATCCTGATAAAGAAGTAGTAGCTGTCTTCCAACCTCATACTTTTACGAGAACAATCGCGCTTTTAGAGGAGTTTGCTTCAGTATTATCTCTAGCAGACCACGTTTACCTATGTGAAATATTTGCATCTGTTCGTGAAGAAGCCGGTGATGTTTCTATTGAAGATTTAGCAAAATTAGTAAAAGGTGGAGCGAAAGTATTACCACTTGAAAATGTATCTCCACTTCTATCCTATAAAGATGCTGTGATTGTCTTTATGGGAGCAGGAGATGTACAAAAATATGAATTTGCATATGAGAAACTATTATCGAATACTTCTCCAACACAAAACTAA
- the polA gene encoding DNA polymerase I — MAKQKLLLVDGSSLAFRAFFSILDLNRFKNSNGLHTNALYSFHRMFKSILDSEKPTHVLVAWDAGKTTFRTEMYADYKGGRSKTPGEFIEQMPYFNVLLDAWGIPHYRLNQYEADDIIGTLARKGEEAGYEVVVLSGDKDLIQLADNNITVKITTKGVTELVEYTPEVIFEKYGLTPEQIIDMKGLMGDSSDNYPGVTKVGEKTAVKLLQEFGSVEGIYEHVDEMKKSKLKENLINDKELAFLSKKLARINVESPIEITLEDTLRKEQDVDALMSFYKEMNFNSFQSDLLNSGGATVEEAPKAERPTVKRVAQISDNMLKSATSVHFETLEANYHVAEVIAVAFGNEKNVFVTDLDTAVASEVFKKWLSDASVEKHLFDTKAAKVLAHRFGFDLKGAKYDVSLLAYLVDTNDIVKEISDVARRVDVTILSSDEAVYGKGVKIQIPEDKEVWNQHLAAKVFTIAKAPEKLLKRLEENEQTHLYWEMELPLSDILARMEIQGIRVDRERLVEMGVEFEERLKEIEQEIYELAGEEFNINSTKQLGVILFEKMGLPVIKKTKTGYSTAVDVLEKLAHQAPIVELILEYRQLAKLNSTYVEGLQAYIQEDGKIHTRFIQNLTQTGRLSSVDPNLQNIPIRTKEGRRIRYAFLPEHDDWKILSSDYSQIELRVLAHIAGDKHMIEAFKNNVDIHTNTAMRVFGISNPDDVTSEMRRQAKAVNFGIVYGISDYGLSQNLNISRKRAKEFIDRYLEEFQGVKDFMESIVKEAREKDYVETLFHRRRYLPDIHSSNFNLRSFAERTAMNSPIQGSAADILKMAMIELDREMRERKFKANLLLQVHDELIFEVPQDELESLQSLVEGVMENAVSLKVPLRADSNVGDNWFEAK, encoded by the coding sequence ATGGCAAAACAAAAATTATTACTTGTAGACGGAAGTAGCTTAGCATTCCGCGCATTTTTCTCAATTTTAGATTTAAATCGTTTTAAAAATTCCAACGGCTTACATACAAACGCACTCTATTCATTTCACCGTATGTTTAAGTCCATTTTAGACTCTGAAAAACCTACACATGTACTTGTAGCATGGGATGCTGGAAAGACAACTTTCCGTACAGAAATGTATGCAGATTATAAAGGAGGACGTTCGAAAACTCCAGGGGAATTTATTGAACAGATGCCTTATTTTAATGTGCTTTTAGATGCATGGGGAATTCCTCATTATCGATTAAATCAATATGAAGCGGATGATATAATCGGCACTCTTGCAAGAAAAGGGGAAGAAGCAGGATATGAAGTCGTGGTTCTTTCAGGAGATAAAGACTTAATTCAGCTTGCAGACAATAATATCACTGTGAAAATAACGACAAAGGGAGTAACTGAACTGGTCGAATATACTCCTGAAGTGATTTTCGAAAAATATGGATTAACACCTGAACAAATTATCGACATGAAGGGATTAATGGGAGACTCTTCCGACAACTATCCTGGAGTTACAAAAGTCGGTGAAAAGACAGCCGTGAAGCTTCTTCAAGAATTTGGAAGTGTAGAAGGCATTTATGAACATGTCGATGAAATGAAAAAGAGTAAGTTGAAAGAAAACTTAATCAATGATAAAGAGTTGGCTTTTTTAAGTAAGAAACTAGCGCGCATTAATGTAGAGTCGCCAATCGAAATTACATTGGAAGATACACTTCGCAAGGAACAAGATGTGGATGCATTGATGTCGTTCTATAAGGAAATGAACTTCAATTCTTTCCAATCAGACCTATTAAATTCAGGCGGTGCGACTGTAGAAGAAGCACCTAAAGCCGAGCGTCCAACCGTCAAACGTGTGGCGCAGATTTCTGATAACATGCTTAAAAGTGCGACAAGTGTGCATTTTGAGACCCTTGAAGCGAATTATCATGTGGCAGAAGTGATTGCTGTTGCCTTCGGAAATGAAAAGAATGTCTTTGTGACCGATTTAGATACGGCAGTTGCTTCAGAAGTCTTTAAGAAATGGCTTTCGGATGCGTCTGTTGAGAAACATTTATTTGATACAAAAGCTGCAAAAGTATTGGCTCACCGCTTCGGCTTCGACTTAAAAGGTGCCAAATATGATGTGTCCCTTCTAGCATATCTAGTGGATACAAATGATATCGTGAAAGAAATTAGTGATGTGGCCCGTCGTGTCGATGTGACGATTCTTTCCAGTGACGAAGCAGTCTACGGAAAAGGCGTTAAAATACAAATTCCTGAAGATAAAGAGGTTTGGAATCAGCATTTAGCAGCAAAAGTTTTTACAATTGCTAAGGCTCCTGAAAAACTATTGAAACGACTCGAAGAAAATGAACAAACACATCTCTATTGGGAAATGGAATTACCATTGAGTGATATTTTAGCACGCATGGAAATTCAAGGAATTCGTGTCGATAGAGAGCGTTTGGTTGAGATGGGCGTTGAATTTGAAGAACGTCTTAAAGAGATTGAGCAAGAAATTTACGAGCTAGCTGGTGAAGAGTTTAATATCAATTCGACCAAACAACTAGGCGTTATCTTATTTGAAAAGATGGGCTTACCAGTCATCAAGAAGACGAAGACTGGCTATTCAACAGCGGTAGATGTTTTGGAAAAATTGGCACACCAAGCTCCAATCGTAGAATTAATTTTAGAATATCGTCAATTAGCCAAATTAAATTCAACATATGTAGAAGGTCTACAAGCGTATATTCAAGAAGATGGTAAAATTCATACACGATTCATCCAAAACTTAACACAAACAGGTCGTCTTAGCTCAGTGGATCCAAACTTACAAAATATTCCGATTCGTACAAAAGAAGGTCGTCGTATCCGCTACGCGTTCTTGCCAGAACATGACGATTGGAAGATTCTCTCAAGTGACTATTCGCAAATTGAATTACGTGTTTTGGCGCATATTGCTGGCGATAAACATATGATAGAAGCCTTCAAGAATAATGTAGACATCCATACTAATACAGCAATGCGTGTATTTGGCATTTCAAATCCAGACGATGTGACCAGTGAAATGCGTCGCCAAGCCAAAGCCGTAAACTTTGGAATCGTGTATGGAATTAGTGATTATGGCTTGTCTCAAAACTTGAATATTTCCCGTAAGAGAGCCAAAGAATTTATCGACCGTTACTTGGAAGAGTTCCAAGGGGTAAAAGACTTCATGGAATCTATTGTGAAAGAAGCGCGTGAGAAAGATTATGTAGAAACCTTATTCCACCGTCGTCGCTACCTGCCAGATATTCATTCAAGTAACTTTAATTTACGTTCATTCGCAGAACGTACAGCGATGAACTCACCAATTCAGGGAAGCGCCGCAGATATCTTGAAAATGGCGATGATTGAATTAGACCGTGAAATGAGAGAACGTAAATTTAAAGCAAACCTATTATTACAAGTGCACGATGAGTTGATTTTCGAAGTGCCACAAGACGAATTAGAAAGCCTTCAAAGCCTAGTAGAAGGAGTCATGGAAAATGCCGTGAGCTTGAAGGTTCCACTACGAGCAGATAGCAATGTAGGGGACAACTGGTTTGAAGCCAAATAA
- a CDS encoding GNAT family N-acetyltransferase, with product MDLSKLSTVYNIRRMGRNDVPLILDLENGNQLYFNYCPPKPSKQSVLNDLKALPEGKNIDDKFYIGFFKENRLVAIMDFIVSFPIKETIYIGLFMMDCKESGQGKGSLIINEVLTAFREEGFTKVRLAYMKGNPQSKRFWEKCGFTETGIERENEHGKAVVLEKTL from the coding sequence ATGGATTTAAGTAAATTATCTACAGTTTACAACATTAGAAGGATGGGGAGGAATGATGTACCTCTTATTTTGGATTTAGAAAATGGCAATCAATTGTATTTTAATTATTGTCCGCCAAAACCTAGTAAACAATCTGTATTAAATGATTTAAAAGCTCTTCCAGAAGGTAAAAACATAGATGATAAATTTTACATAGGCTTTTTTAAGGAAAATAGATTAGTTGCTATTATGGATTTCATTGTATCTTTTCCGATAAAAGAAACTATCTATATTGGACTTTTTATGATGGATTGTAAAGAGTCGGGACAAGGAAAAGGAAGCCTTATTATTAATGAGGTTTTAACAGCCTTTAGAGAAGAAGGATTTACTAAAGTAAGGCTTGCTTATATGAAAGGAAATCCTCAAAGTAAAAGATTTTGGGAAAAATGTGGTTTTACAGAAACTGGAATTGAAAGAGAGAACGAACATGGAAAAGCTGTCGTTTTAGAAAAAACATTATAA
- the ytpR gene encoding YtpR family tRNA-binding protein, translating into MWLSFYNKKGIGDTLLLTSGIASRYDVEYEKKGNVTQVFVRESKEVLGYNIEKISEVISFEEDGQQILAPEQQEVVKGLIEKAGFDVSTLDLTPEDALVVGYVESCVDHEDSDHLHVTMTRVSDSEVLQIVCGAPNVKAGQKVVVAKPGTVMPSGAIIWAGELRGVASHGMLCSARELGLENAPAKKGILVLDDATPVGTPFKSLNLQ; encoded by the coding sequence ATGTGGTTAAGTTTTTATAATAAAAAGGGAATCGGCGATACGTTATTATTAACAAGCGGAATAGCAAGCCGTTACGACGTCGAATACGAGAAAAAAGGAAATGTGACTCAAGTCTTTGTTCGTGAGTCAAAAGAAGTTCTAGGCTATAATATTGAAAAGATTTCTGAAGTGATTTCATTTGAAGAAGATGGACAACAAATCTTAGCTCCTGAGCAACAAGAAGTTGTAAAAGGATTGATTGAAAAAGCTGGGTTTGATGTTTCAACTTTAGATTTAACACCGGAAGATGCACTTGTAGTTGGATACGTTGAAAGTTGCGTAGATCATGAAGATTCAGACCACCTACATGTAACAATGACACGAGTAAGTGACTCTGAAGTGTTACAAATCGTCTGCGGAGCACCTAACGTAAAAGCAGGTCAAAAAGTAGTCGTTGCAAAACCTGGTACAGTAATGCCAAGCGGTGCCATCATTTGGGCTGGAGAATTACGCGGAGTGGCTAGTCACGGAATGCTTTGCTCAGCACGTGAATTAGGATTAGAAAATGCACCAGCGAAAAAAGGAATCTTAGTATTAGATGATGCGACTCCAGTAGGGACGCCATTTAAATCATTAAACTTACAATAA